The nucleotide sequence GGTGAGGCCGCCCACGATGCCGCCGACCACGCCACCGGCGATGGTGGTCACCGTCGGATTCCCGAGTACCGCGCTGGCCGCCTTGTCGACGCCCTGCAGCGCCTCACCCGTGCCTTCGACAACGCCTTCGAGGGCCTTGCCGACCTCATTCACCACGCTACTGCCGAAGCTCACAACACTGTTCAGGATGTCCATCTGTCTACACTCTCGCTTTCTGATTGCTGTCTGACGTTCTCTCTGACGTCAGTATGCGCCATTGCGAGAGCGGAAAATGTGATTCGGCACACCGTCTGGCGTCGGCGGGAGATCAACCCCCACCGCGCGTGACACGCATCACATCGAGGCGACCCGATCAGGTCTCTTTGACGACACGCAACCGCACCACGGGAATGTCACGCCCCGCGGCCCACTTCTGGTACGACTCGAAGTCGGCGTACATCTCGACGAGGCAGGGCCACAGGCGCGCCTTCTCGTCGGCAGCCACGGTCTCGGCGCGCACGCGCTCGAAGCGCTCTCCGATCTGAACCTGCGCCTCGGGATTGGCTTCGAGGTTCAGGTACCAGTCTGGATGCTTCGCGTCGCCCGCCTTTGATCCGACGATGATGTAGTCGCCACCGTCCACGAGATAGAGAAGCGGAACGGTGAAGGGACGCCCGCTCCGGCGTCCGCGCACGGTGAGAAGGAAGATGGGGGCCTTGCCGAAGCGACCGCCCAGGCGGCCACCTGACCAGCGGTAGAGCGCGTTGTTCAGGGCGGTGAGCGTCTTGAACACCAGGCGATGCATTGTTGCCTCCGTCAACCCCGATAGGGGAGATCTCGCTGGCGCGTTGCAGCATCCCGCTACCACCGTCAACACAGCTGCGTCTTCGGGCGCTGTTCGGGCAGATGGCGCACGCCTCCCCCCGCTGGGGTTGTTCGAGCGCATCACGCCCGCTGCTGCGAAGGCTACTCGGCCACCTCCACGGTCTGGCGAACGGTGCGGTCGAGCCTCGAAGAGGAGGAGACCGTGATGCAACCGACCCCCACAAGGGTCACCGCGGACGCGACGAGCATGCGTGCCGTGATGGTCTCACGAAGAAAGACCGCGCCCAGCAGCATGGCCACGACAGGGTTGACGAAGGCATAGGTGGAGACCGCCGCGGGCGAGGCCACCCCGAGAAGCCAGACGTACGCCGTGAACCCGATGAGCGAGCCGAACACGATGAGATAGAGAACGGCCCCCACAGCGGCCGGCGTGAACGATGATGCCTGCAGGCGAACCGCCTCACCCGCCAGGAGGCCCACCGCAACCTGGAGGACGCCTCCGCTGAGCATCTCCATGCCCGTTGCCAGCAGCGCATCCGCGGGCAGCGGAAGGCGTCGAGAGAGCACCGACCCCGTCGCCCACGACACCGCCCCCAGGAGCACGACGGCAACGCCCAGACCGTGCGCTGCGCCTGCTCCCGTGAGCGTGGGCAGCACGAGGAAGGCCAGACCGACGAATCCGAAGACCAGCCCGAGAAGCGAGAGACCGTCGGGGCGAACCCCCTCGAGCCCCCAGCGCTCGAGCATCATCCACAAGGGAACCGTCGCGATGAGCAGCGAGGCCAGCCCTGTCGGCACGTATTGCTCGGCCCAGCTCAGAAGACCGTTGCCCCCCACGAGGAGCAGCCCCCCCACCACGGTCGCCGCACGCCACTCGCGGCGCGTACCCGTGGGAGCGCCGCGGGCGCGGGCGAGCCCGTAGAGCACCGCGCCGGCGGTGCCATACCGAACACCCGCCATGAGAAATGGGGGTAGCGCGTCCACCGCGATGCGGATGAACAGGTAGGTCGAGCCCCAGATCACGTAACGCTGCGAGGCGCACGTCCTTCGTGAGGGGCGAGCGCCCATCGCGATTTACAAAACTTTTACACGATGGTTACCTCACGTTAACATACACCCATAGACGACACGCCACCCTGGCCTGATAGAAGGGGCAAGAGAGCAGGCGATCAACGTTCCCGAACACTGTGTGCGACGAAGGAACGCGATCGCGGAAAGACATCGGACTCGCGCAATGACCATGATTCCCCAGATCGGCCTCGACAAGGACAAGCTGCAGCAGTACCTCGCCATGATGCTGGCGGCCATGTCGCCCGTGATGATGCAGGCGCTCGAGATGGACGCGCAGCGTCAGGCGCAGCTGGCCGAGGAATCGATGACGCGCAGCGGCGCCACCGCCAACCTCGCTCGCGAAGACGGGATGGCCGCCACCGAAGAGCAGCCCCGCATCGTCATCAAGCGCGACAGCTACGAAGACTACAACACCGAGACCCTTGCCGACGGCCGCCTCATCAAGCGCTTTGAAGACGGCACCGTGCGCATCGAGAACCCCAAGACCGGCCTCATCCAGGAAGAGCGCAAGGACGGCACGTTCCTCGTCTCTCTCCCGGGCGGTCGCCTGCTGTACCAGGCGTTCGCGGGAGACCCCCTGCTCGCGTACAACCTCAACGAGGCGAACAGCAAGCCCGTGGTGGCCCAGGTCGCGATGACGCACCTCCCGGGCAAGGAAGAGGCCACGATGGTCTACACGTTCGTGGAAGACCAGCACATGCACGTCATCGACGCGGAGAGCCTGCGCTACTTCCGCACCCGGGCTGACAAGGCGGCCTGACCCCGGCGCCTGGCGTCCTCAGCGGGAACCTCTCCCCCGAGGCGCGAACAGATCATGAAATGCGCGCACTGCTCGTACACGTTCCCAACCTCCTCTGGATCGGGCCCAACAACCACCTGACCGATCGCATGGAGATCGGGCTCATGGCCATGGGGCTCTTCTCCATCGCCGACGTGGCCGACCGTGCGGGAGTGCCCGTCGAGATCGTCAATCTCCACACCTCCTTCACCGCCTCGCCCGATTTCAACCTGGTGAATCACGTGATCGAGACGGGTGCTGAGGTCGTGGGGTTCTCGGTGCACTGGGCCAAGACCATCGAGAGCGCCCTGCGCTTCGCGGCGCTGCTGGCGAAGCACAGCCCGAGAACCAAGGTCGTTCTCGGGGGCTTCACCGCCAGCTACTTCGCGCGACAGGTGCTCGAGCATCATCCTGCCGTGCACGCCGTGATACAGGGCGATGGGGAGATCCCCTTCCGCGAGTATGCGTCAGCAGTGCTCGACCACCGCTCCGATCTCGGGCACGTCCCCAACCTGCTCTGGCGGCGCGACGGAGAGATCGTCGAGAACCCGAGAACCTACACGGCGCGCCCGCAAGACCTCGACGACCTCGACTTCGCGCGATTCGATCTGCTCAAGGACGCCCATGCGTACGCCCCCGGCTACTGGACAACGCGTCCCGAGATCGCCTGCCAGAAGACCTTTCTCGTGAGCACGGGAAGAGGGTGCTCCTTCAACTGCAGCTTCTGCGGGGGGGCAGCGCCCGCCCAGAAGGTGATCAACAACCGGACGCGCTTCGTGTACCGCTCTCCCGAATCGGTGATGCGCACAATCGAGACGGCGGTGGAGCGAGGGTTCACGAACATCTACTTCGACTACGACCCCGAGCCGGAGGGCGCGTACTACCTCGATCTCTTCGCGCGGGTCCGCAACCGCGGACTGAAAGGCCTCACCTGCTGCTTCGGGTCCTGGAAGCTGCCCACCGAAGCGCTCATCGACGCCATGCGCGAGACCTTCGACATCGGCCTGTTCCAGATGTCTCCGGAAACGTGGTCGGAAGACGCCCGCCTGCGAAACAAGGACGCGCGCATCCACTACTCCAACGCAGAGCTCGAGGCCAACATCGACGCCATCGCAAGACGAGGCCTCTACAGCCAGGTCTACTTCGGCTACGTCATGCCCTACGACACGCGCGAGGCCGTGTACGGCACCATCGCCTACGTCGACGCGCTGAACAGGCGCTTCGGCCACAGCTGCGAGGTGCGGAACCTCCGCTTCTCGACCGACCCCGGCTCTCCCGCCTTCCAGCGTCCGGAGAAGCACGACATCACCCTGTGGGCCCCCGATCTGGAGAGCTATCTCAACATCATGGGCGCGTCGAACCAGCGCGGATACCTCAACAACCTGCAGCTCTTCAAGGTGAACTCGATGTCTGATCTGGAGAACTACCTGTGCTCCCAGATGCCCCCCTGCTACTATCACCTGCAGGCGTCGTACCCACAGACCATGGCGGGGCTGCTCGAGCGGCTCGGCTACCCCACCCTGCTCACCATGCTCGAACGGGTCTTCCTGCTACCGCGCTGGCGCGGCGTCCTCGAGCCCCTGGTGCACACGTTCGACGCGCATCCCGCCGAGATGCACGCCTCGATGCGTCTGGTCGTCACCGCCGCGATGAGCCCCGGACTGAATGATGTGCTCGAAGACGAGCACGCACGTCTCATCGCAGGCGGCTCGCTCAGCGAAGCGCCGGAAAAAGCGCCGGAAGCGCTTACACCGGTCCCGGTTGATTTTACAAAACTTTAACCTCCACGTTACCTTTTGTTCACAATCCCCCCGTAGACGAGTCCACCTCGCGCATTGAGAAACATCCCGAGAGTTCAGAGCGAGACTGCGGTGATGCGCATCGATGTGCGCCACACCACCGCGGCACAAGACGTGGAGGACCACCGATCGTGGAAGGCTGGGCAAAGCTCGGTTCGCTGATCGACAAGAAGAATGACCTGCCGCAGCAGGCCTCGGGCGCGTCGATGCTCGATCGCCTCGCAGGGCTTGCGGCGCGCCTCGAGCGCAAGGTCAACGACGCTTTCAACAGCGGCAAGGCATCGCGCCGCTTCGATCACATCGAGATGACCTCCATCGCCCACGCGCAGCTCGAAGAGGTGGGCGAGACCGCCAGCCTGCGCACCGAGAGAGCCTTCGGTCGCTTCGACCACGTGAGCACGATGCAGCTGCACAATCTCGAGGAGATCAGCCTCGACGCTTACTGACCCACACCTGAGAGGCCGTAGCGGCCATCTCCCCGTAGACCATTCTCAACCGGCAGTCACAAACAATGCACCTGGAGGCATGATGGACAACATCCTGGGCATCGAGTTCGGATTCGTGGGCAACGCCATTCCAA is from Pseudomonadota bacterium and encodes:
- a CDS encoding radical SAM protein, whose translation is MRALLVHVPNLLWIGPNNHLTDRMEIGLMAMGLFSIADVADRAGVPVEIVNLHTSFTASPDFNLVNHVIETGAEVVGFSVHWAKTIESALRFAALLAKHSPRTKVVLGGFTASYFARQVLEHHPAVHAVIQGDGEIPFREYASAVLDHRSDLGHVPNLLWRRDGEIVENPRTYTARPQDLDDLDFARFDLLKDAHAYAPGYWTTRPEIACQKTFLVSTGRGCSFNCSFCGGAAPAQKVINNRTRFVYRSPESVMRTIETAVERGFTNIYFDYDPEPEGAYYLDLFARVRNRGLKGLTCCFGSWKLPTEALIDAMRETFDIGLFQMSPETWSEDARLRNKDARIHYSNAELEANIDAIARRGLYSQVYFGYVMPYDTREAVYGTIAYVDALNRRFGHSCEVRNLRFSTDPGSPAFQRPEKHDITLWAPDLESYLNIMGASNQRGYLNNLQLFKVNSMSDLENYLCSQMPPCYYHLQASYPQTMAGLLERLGYPTLLTMLERVFLLPRWRGVLEPLVHTFDAHPAEMHASMRLVVTAAMSPGLNDVLEDEHARLIAGGSLSEAPEKAPEALTPVPVDFTKL
- a CDS encoding nitroreductase family deazaflavin-dependent oxidoreductase encodes the protein MHRLVFKTLTALNNALYRWSGGRLGGRFGKAPIFLLTVRGRRSGRPFTVPLLYLVDGGDYIIVGSKAGDAKHPDWYLNLEANPEAQVQIGERFERVRAETVAADEKARLWPCLVEMYADFESYQKWAAGRDIPVVRLRVVKET